ATAATGCTCTATAAACAAACCACGGAGGAGCTTGGCAGGAAGTTGACGTTCTAGGCCCAGTCTCCTTTCTAACTGATGCACCAAGACGTGTTAACTTAAGGACTCTCCATCACAAACGTCTGATAAATTCCACTTGATGAACTTCCTTTTCTCCGATATTCCCATTAAATAAATGGAGAAAGGGCGTTAGCATAACCCCTGCTTAATGTAAAGTCTCGACTGTCAGCTTCAGTGCATTTTAAAGTGATGAGTTACTTTGGCAAAAGGATGTCTTCCAGCAAAAACTGCTCTGAGTGCCAAAACAAAGGTTCCTCGCTTGGACCCTTTGTTCATGCTGCACCGTAGGAACTCACCTCTCACCTTGCCAACTGCAACAAGTGAACCACAGGCTCTCTAATCAGCTAGCGTAGCCACAGTGTAAAGGTTGTGTAGGTTTGTGCACCCACTTAACATTCAGCCCTTTCCCTCCACTTACCACTGCATCCCCCTTACGACTGATTGACGACGGAATTGATATGACGGacggtggttgtgtgtgtgatgtttgaatgTAATCACACGCATGACCAGAGCAGATTGTATTATCGTTTCCTGCCCCTCAAGAGCGATGACCACACCCCCTTTTTTTCGGCACCGACGGCTCACCGGTCACCACGTGCCGCGTGCGATCACAGGAAGCCGCGCCCCCGACGTGGCCCGCTATTCAGGGCTGATTGACGTCCCCGTAGAGTGCGTGTGATTTAGGCGCCGCTCCTCAGGTTAATTAATTTCCTCCGGCAGGTGCGGGATGGTGTCGGGCTGGATCACCTGTGTTCATGCCGAACGTGCCAGGGCTCTGGGTGAGGACATTAATCTTGCAATCATATCGATGTgcgagcgcgcgcgcacacacacacacacacacgcacacacacacactaacacagagcacatacacatacacacacacacacacacacacacagagagagagagagagagagagagagagagagagagagagagcacacacacatatacacaagaaatacacacgcacactcacacacacacacacacacacacacacacacacacacacacacacacacacacacacacacacacacacggggcaggGAGTTGGCTCTCAGAGAAAATGCAATGGGCTTTTGCATGCGATGCATCCTAAGTAAGATAAGGATATAGAATTCAAATGTCACTGGTTGCACATGGTGAGGAAGCCTGATTGCATTTGacaatagggtgaccagatttctctgaactAAAACTGGGACACTTTTGTGCGTGATCAAATAACGTCAACATGCGACAAGCACCCTTATATTGGAACAAAAAACGAATTTGACAAAGATCGGGAAACAAACACCTAAATGCATTTTATAGGCTATCCATATTTTTAAGATATTTTCTCTTATCTCCGTGCTGAATCCTGTCCTTGCTGAACAGCCACCCCTGCTGTGTTTACAAGAATACTCTgcacaggggaaaaaaactcaCCTATACTAACGGTCAATACATTCCAATCTCACCTGGAATGTATTGCATCACcataagagtttttttttcacacttaCTGAGATGTGCCTGTGTCagtaaaaaaagtaaaagacaaataaataataaaaaaaaacaacagaaaggagaggagaggaaatcagATATGCTCAGGGCCACAGGGGAGGTGTCACAAAGAATGCCAATAACAAAACAGCCGGCTCTAGGAGCTGAGGCCAGGGACACAAGATGATGCATAACAAGCCTTTGTGATTGAAATGGAAATCAGGAGGATGATTTTCAAACCGCCTTTACAACATGAAATGAATGGCAGACCTGCATGTAGAATTGCCCTCCTGAATTAAACCGGGGCCCTGCGTAGGCCACGGATTTGATCCAAATTGTGCGGAGACAGGAGGATGTCGGGCTAGAGAGGTTGGGAGCTGGAAATAATTGAAGGATTTAGTTGGACCAAAGGCCAGCCAGACATTTCATTTAGATGTATTGATTTTAAACCCCAGACTTTTCTTTAATTTTCAGTGCATTCAACCAAGGAATTCAAAACAGTTTGGCATTCGCGTTGTTCATtctgacagaaaaaaataagaTAAAAGTTACAAACAAAATTATTTTCCATTTGTTTAACAAGCTACATCTACTTTCGCTGGCCTACAGGAGAATCAGATGTACTCTCCAACAATGTATTGCCCCATTTGGTCTCTATTCTACTCTTCCCTCTGTAAGtaaaaactctctctccctctctctctctctctctctctctcactctctctctctctctctatttgcctTTCTCCTATTCTGCCTGTTTGACATTTAGAATATTATACAAGCTGTCACTGCTTCTTCTGCCTCAGTTCACAAAAACTCCCGAAGTTATTCTCCTATGAATACGAACACTTGCTTCCTCTTACCCTCCCACACAATAAGGCGTTTAGCTCAGGTGGGttgtcaaataaaaaaatattaccATTTCATTTCTAACTCAgacactctgctctctctacaCTACACCTTTTGGCGGACCTTAAAACGCACAAGACAATAAAGGGTTTTATTGCCTAAGGGCTCGAGGGCTCGAGTACCAGATCCTCGCAATGATTAGACCCCACGGAAAGGACCCAGAATCCATTCTGTAGCCTTTCATTTTtctcaatttctttttttttaatgtttatttTCAAACACCAGCATGGTCCTGCAGATGATCTATCTCTGTGCATTGCTAagaggtttttgttttttccgcAGCAACCTGCTGCAGTAATGGCTTGTTGCTGTTCAGGGGGGTGATAAAGCCCATGAAACTTCGCACCAGCTTGCCTCCTTTGCAATCACAGCTGGGTAGAAAATGGTGATTTTATTGGCTGGGGAGTGCAAGGGAGAAGTTGGGGGACCACCACACAACCTCCCCTACCTGCAAACCCCCCCTCTCCATAATCTTTCTGGGAAGGGAATTTTCAAAGCTGCAGAAATAAACTCAGTCAGTGTTCACATTCATTTATCTCGGCTTGGCATGTTGACGCAAATAAACATGTGGCCGTGAATATCAATagccggagaggagagagagaaagatactcAGGTTGTGATGGCTCTTTGCTGGCTGCcaggcagtgttggggagtaacgcattacatgtaattgagttacgtaatttaattacaaaataaatgtaacagtaatatattacagttactgtagaaaaaaatgtaattcaattacaggtacttttgaaatttttcaaaattacaatttgaattacatctcaatattgtcagcaaaactttgcaaagaatattgtatgtaaaaataactgtttccctccacagccatagtttgatacgggaccttctgataggctctatcacgtctacagtgccatcagcgtaggcctacatgcctgcctgtaaacgtgttatgattatcattatattatcctcacaaaaaatgtgatgctaattcatgtattgaatgcccttgctgccttgtgcgcttgtacagaactgctgggcagcctgtagacccaggccgaaatcttcgcatggatttggggactatctatatcattcaaaaatcagaaaagtaatcaaaaagtaatcaaaagtaattagttacgttactcagaaaaagtaattcaaatagttacactactattacattttaaacagagtaacttgtaactgtaacacattacatttctaaagtaaccttcccaacactgctgcCAGGCATGTATTTCACCTCCTAGCTGGCTTGTAGGAATGTGAAATGAGTGATGCTTCAGACCAGCGGGCCTGCATTTGTTTAGCTTTCATCTCAGTCATGACAGATGATTTGGCCACGGTAAAGAGCATTGCCAGGGTAGTTGTCTTAATGGCCATTTTAGATCTCAAGCCAGGACCCATTTTATAGATCGCTTAAAGAGCTGGTTCTCAGCTCACCATCACGACGCTGTTATTTTCATTCGCTTCGAGTACCTGGTAGACAGCAGGGCTTATCTGCCATAAAGTCTGTGGGAGAGCTGAAGCAGATCTTACTCCAGACTCTAAGCCCCTCTGGTGATGCTTGTTGCAAAATTGAAATTCCTCTTTAGCAGGAGAGCATGCTTATTAGGGTATAATGGTAAGCCTCCCCGCAATAACGTTCAGTGTAACAGATCTAGTGCCGATTTGGCACAGATCCTCTGGGCCAGGCCCACGTTGTCGTCTCCTTCAGTCGAGGCTGTTATTTACTTGTCTCTCTCAAGACCTCTTTGTGAGAGCTCTccagtttttttctttctctctttcagacgAAGAGCACCGCTCCATTCAAGCGGAAAGCATCTCTGGCCCGAACACGCACCCTTTctctgaggagaaaaaaaagctccATACTGCGCTACGCGACTGTGATAATCGCTATAATATCGCCTGGGATCTTGCTCTTCTCGGGCTGAGGTGGGGCTGTAAGGATGTTTAACTCAGACGGCGAGGTTTTCTCCATCTTACCCGTGCGCTGCATGCAAATAGAGTAGTTATATACGGTGAATGTCTCAGTGCACTCCAAGTGAaggcagataaaaaaaaaaaaatctttctttCAAACAGTTTCCTTTTCACTGTCAACCCagggggagagatgaggaaacACGACAGACAGCAGCAGAACGTAACTGCATATGGTGCGGCGGAAAGACATTGCTCGTGGCTTTAGTCGTGTCTGTTTCACACGAGATATGTGAAATATGGCTCGGGTCAATGCTCATAAAATTGAAAATATATCAAATTCAGTGCatattctgtatgtgtataaaagtctgtgtactgtagattGGGCTATGTAAATTGATCGTATTTCATTTGACATAGTCCTAGATCCAATTTCCTTCTGCAGTTTGAGTAAGACTTGAGGTTCAATGCAATGCACCCTCAGGCAGGACATTTGGTACTCGTAAATGGTGCCAACTCAAACCATTTAAACACAATCTATTTCTACGACATggacttacagtatatgctatTTATGAAGAACACTAGTAATTCATAAATTTAGTTAAAAATGTAGTTCTACTTGCTACTTAAAATGAATTGTAAACAAACAGTTCAATAAAAAAGATTTATGAGCCCGCGGTTGTTGTACGGGTGTATCTATGAGCGGAGATATGAGTTTAGAGAGGCAATATAGAAGCCCTGAGGTGGCATAACCCCTGCAGGCTGTCTGCTTGCTCTGCTGGGCTAATGACTTCCAGAGGCCATTAAGATTCTCTCTGCGGCTGACAGAAGAAAGGAGACTGACACCCTGGAGAAGAGAGGCAGGGAAAATTGCGCCGAGCAGGTTGAGTCATTCCTGCTCCTCGGCCTTGATCTTGATTGAAAATGCCAAAGGACAAGGCTGAAAGTCATCTCGTGACGAAGCctagatgcccccccccccaaaaaaaaaataaagagagggGCTGGGACATTTGCACTCCACAGGCAGCCTCATCATCAGAAACTGCTCCTTCATGTGATGTTCTCCAATCATGTGCACTATTCTTGGCCTCGGTCTACATACTGGTTGTGGCGTAAAAGGGGTTGAAATTGAATTCTGACTGaaccctctcttttctttctacACTGAGGTTCGTCTACACAGCAATGTGGAAAGTAgcatgtttttgtatttttatatattttttaaaaaatatgaacTTTATTCTCACAGGAACACAATGGTTACTACAGTCTTGTACAGTTTCAGTGTCAGAAGATACAGCACTATGCTTTTGAGTATGTCTCAGTTTGAGTGAAAAGTGAAAGTCCAGTTTGAACAAGTTAGAAGTCCGTGTGAACTGTATTCCTCACAAATTGCATTTGCCACGACAATAAATAAAAGGATAAAGTACATAAAATATtttcacgagagagagagagagagagagataccatTTCGGCAATAAATTACTTGGCAAAATGTAGACATTCATGCATGGATGTCATCACGAAAGCCAGAGGCTCTCAGATGTGATTACCGCAAATAAGGCATAACTGTAATCAGCAGCAAtggatgtttgtgtatattttcaaaaaaatattCTGCTTTTCATTAGAATATATTCCATCATCTGCCCCTATATTTGTCCATTCCGTACGCAAGTGTCCCATCCCATAATATAAAAAGGCAAACGTCTTCAGTTCTTCAAAACGTACAGACTGTGTAAATCACATTTGAGGTGATGAAAGCTCCCCAGGAAACCGGTAAACAAAAAGTAAATTGtgaaaaatgtacaaaatgcTTGATCACCAACTATGACCCGTTAATTGtcgcgtactgtactgtactgtacgtcacTCCCTTTTAAGAGTCATCCTCGGTCTTGATGACGTGAAACAGCGTGACATTGAACAGCACCTGGTGTCCGTTGTTCCAGCCGTAGAGGGCTCGGTCGCGCGGGTTGTAGTCCAACATGGACATGTGAAAGTACTGGTTGTGGAAGGGGATGTCCGTGTACTCGTACGTGGACGTCTTGGTGTCGTACGAGTAGTAGACCTTGGCGCCGGTCATGTGCGAGTTGGTGATGTAGAGCGTTCCGCAGATCATGAAGGCCTCGCCGGCGTTCCGCTTGGAGTACTCCGTGTTCCACGTGCGGAGCACCTCCAGCGTCTCGGGCTCCAGCTGCGCGATGACGATGTTGCCGGCGTTCTGGTTGGTGGCGTACACCGCCCACATGCCCAGCTCGTCGGCCATCAGGTCGATGTCGGACGAGCCGCCCCACGTGTACGGGTAGACGTTGTGGAATCCGGCGTGCTCCAGGGCTCGCTGGGCCAGCACCCGGCCGGTCCCGAAGCTGTACTTGACCACGATGTTGCTCTGCTCCTTGTTGTAGTACAGCGAGCCGTTGTACACCACGTGGTTGGTCCCGGCCCACTTGTACGGCAGGTAGTAGGTCCGCGACTCCAGCCCGGACACAAAGTCCGTCATGGACTTGTACTCGCGGACGATCTTGCTGTTGGTGTAGCTGTCCATGTACCAAACCTGGAGTGGGAGGCAAGAGCTATTATTGTGTTTGGAAGTTTGGAATCGTCATTAAACTTGCACAACTGTACAATAAAAAACAGCCTTCATAAAATGTTCCCACAGAGAGCAACAAAGATATGGGGGTCGCTTCGAAGTCATGGCTTCCAACTTCCCCACAAGCAAGCCTTTTATGGGGACGGATATTGGCTCTTCGTCAGCAGTGCTTTCTATCTATGGCTGGCAGTGTTTTATAACTCTTCCGGTTGTAAATatatacacaaaacacaaggcTTGTCATTACAGCACTTCTCAAGGTGAGACTGTGATTTCTGTTACGTGAGAGAGCAAGAACTTCGAAGTCCACTCCGCTCTCTTCGAGCAGCTAGCGCTCTTGCTGTGTTTTTGTCTCCAGGCCGATAGAACGCCGGACAATTAGTTTGCAATCCGTTGTACCGCGTCACACGATACAAAAAGAAATCTCCACGGAACCATTTTCCTGACCACACAATTAGCCATGCTTGTTGACATCGTGGTGAATATCGTTTATTTAGACCATTGTACCGTACGTATGAAAGGACATGCTCAGAGCTATATTCAGATTCGAGCAAAGCCTTGGCCCTCCTACAGCCGTTGTGATGGGATGCTTCAAACACTAATGCCTGAGTATGTACTGTTATTCATTCCTGTGTTTTcctccctcgtgtgtgtgtacacagataCCTCCCAGAGATAGCAACAAAAGGGGCATGATGAATAGCTGTGCCCACGCAACTTACTCTGTTGTTCTTGCTGGATGCCAGCGGGTCAGTCATCCATGCGCCGAATCTCGTTCCAGACGTCTTTATCGTCATGGGTCCAGTGATTTGCATTAATTTCCCGCACGCTGTTAATAACAAAAGAGCAATGCAAGACAAAAGTCACCCTCTGCTCTGCCTTATTGCTTTGGtttatttttcaaatacaaTTTCATGCCTATGCTGGCACACAGGAACATACCATGCATGATCAAAGTCTGCTCCATGTAAGTGGAACCCCCTACTACAACATGCATATCCAAACTAGCATAAATTAGCACTAACTCTATGGCATACAGATGTTtctcattattttttaaaaaaagaaaccatGATGAAACCATGCTTTCATAAATTACTAAAAGACTAAACTAATAGGTACAAATACAGAGAGTAATATTGTGTGAAAATTCACTGATTGATTGTATATGTGGTGATTACATCGGCGGCATGCTCGGGTGATATAATTATTTAATGTGTCTTCCATGGAAATAGCTTACTGCAATCACCCACTTATTACAGCAACTGCCCCAGGATTAATCTGTAATAACAACTAAGACACAGTCTGATTCTAGCATAAAGtggtgtcttttttttatcGCCTTCTCTTTTGGTAGCATCTACAGTACGTCCATGGTGGGTGGCTGTCGTGCATCAAAGGCAATGAGCCGTCGAGGGCAAAATCTATAATTTCCATGTGACGGATGTGCAGATGCTGTGGCTGTTATTGGTGATTAATGCTTGCGTGAGTGTCACACGAGAAGCGTCATGCTACTCTTTCATGGCTTACGGCGGTGATGCGCCGCGCTGCGCCGTGCTGTGCCTTTGAGGAGCCTGCTGTAACAAGTTTAGCGCAGAAGCACATCACCCTCAGCCCAAACTGAGCATTTGAGTTTGAAGTAGAGGCAACGGTGCAGAATAGAGAGCGAGCAGCTACTTGAGTCAAttttggagttttttttttttttgcaacgtAGCAATACTCTAGAATTGAATAACTTGTTCCCTTTGTGAAATGAGGAAAGAAACCAATTAATTCGGGTAGGCTACCAAGTGCTTGTCTGGAAATCAAAGACTGTGAGGATGAAGTCGCCACGGTCTCTACCACCTCCCGCTGTATAAGAGAGAGTGTCATGCTCCCCAATAATAACACTCAACACTGTTACTGTTGTGAAAATCAGCTTTAGTTACAGTAGGTGTGGAGCTTTAGCAGAGTAGACTTGCCTCCCAAACCCTGAATTCTAAAATGGCCCCTTGACGAACTCAGACAACACTATTATTAAAAATGTTTTGGATGCGCACGAGACAAACTCCAACTCATCCACTAGGGGCGAAGATGATGCAGCATATTATTTCATCAAGGGGTGTCCAAGGGGCGTCCTTATATATCCTTAATATGTCCTTAATATATGTCCTGAAGACATTATCTGGCAGAGTCCTGACATGACAGAGAAATGGTAAAGAATGATCATCACTGGGGGGGCTCTGTGGTGCAACTAGTTACAGTAccggggacccaggtttgagtcCGGCCCAGGTCAtctccccatcccatcccactccaccccatctctctctctctctctctctctcacttgcttcctgtcactctctcgaCTGTCCTGTCAGATTAAAGgcataattaagcaataagccccgagaggccgtaatttacactgattttagaacagcttaggggcgttgttaggcacgacacgcaagtgcctaaaaccccccttagctgttctaaaatcagtgcaaaCTACTGACTCGAGAGGCTCATTGCTTTTTAAACAGCTATTAAACTACATACTGCATATGTACATATTTtaaactacatactgtatatctggctagatttcatgaaacaaatgaACAGCAACGAGAAATATAACGATtcattcatagataatcattgttccgccaagaaatatatttcctctattttgaatggttgccaagcaacatcgGGACGCATCTTCTTTTATGTAAATTGCAGTAGTTCATTACGATCAAAATGTCGTCAAGGTGTACGTTTGTGCTGGGTTTTACAACAGCATTGAAAGCGATTCAGTCTTTGATAATCCAGGACCAGAACTATCCGTTTAagaaccccccccacccacacccaccacacacacacacacacacacacacacacacacacacacacacacacacaagttatcaCGGTCCCTTACTCAGTTTATTCATGCAGTTCCTCAGACGACCGTCCAGGCTGACCACGCGGCTGTAGAGCTCCTCGTAGTCGTACGCGCCGATCTCCTCTTGGATGCTGGTCAGCACCGCCGAGAGGTTACGGATCTCCTCCTTGAACTGCGAGATGAGCCTGGCGTCCGTCTTGTACTGCTCCAGCACAGGGATCAGCGGCTGCAGCTCGTCCATCTTGTCCTGCagctcctgtggacacacacacacacacagacacacacacacacacacacatacaagcacgtAGATGATTTAAAAATGAGTAAGCGCAGGtagggatgcacacacacacacacacacacacacacacacacacacacacacacacacacacacacacacacacacacacacacacacacacacacacacacacacacatatacacacgcgtAGATGATTTAAAAATGAGTAAGCGCAGGTAGggatgcactctctctctctctctctctcacacacacacacacacacacacacacacacacacacacacacacacacacatacacgcacgcacacaggatTTAAAAATGAGCAAGTGCAGGAAGggatgcttacacacacacacacacacacacacacacacacacacacacacacacacacaaacacacacacgcacacactgcgaAAAACTCATTGGCCTTGCTTTGCGACTGTGTGGGTGGGGCAGCTGAGGGATATAGTCTGGAACTAAACTCATAAGACAATCGATCCTTGAGGGATGATTAATGGCGGTACTCTCTGTCAGAGCCCATTCCAGACATCGGTTTCCTGTATCTCACTTATAGGCAATAATTCACTTATATGTCACTGTGCAGGTCTGTCCAAAATCACATCAATTCATCCTTCATACACATAAAATTGAGTACCCTTCAAAATCTCCTCAttgtatgtacatttgcatCATAATGTATTCATTTAATAGACTGAACGGGCATTTGGACCAGCATGATGAGTAAATCACATCACTCTGAGAACCCATTCAGCTCACATTTAACTATTTAATATTTCCCCACTGAATTGCCTTCCATTTTTGATCATGTGACAAATTCAACAACAACATCGggggaaaaaagggggaaaaaaaactaagCATTgtatatcttgaatttccccttcggggatcaataaagtatctatctatctatctatctatctatctatctatatatctatctatctatctatctatctatcttttgcaCAGCAATTAATCCGACTCAGATTATCAGCCCAGTTCATCCATAATAAGGTATGAAAAAGTAAACAGATTACCTTGAAATTCCTGGCCATGATGGCTTTCCTGTCGTCCTCGATCTGCCTGAACTTCGTCCTCAGGCTCTTCATCTGACTCTCCATCTTCATCACGTACTGGAAGTCCCGCTGGGTTCGCAGGTTCAGCACCTCGATGGACTGAGACATATTCTGAACCTGTTGGGTCACAAGCATTTCGTCCACTTAGAATTATATCCACATTCTGAGAGGTTTTGAGAAgctctgagatattgagcttcaaAGTTTTACAATTCCATAGAGTTATGATGAGAATATGTCAGTAgctcaattttgacaaaaatgtcagatagaagcttataattctaaggggacgaTTTGGCCATGACCATGCTTTCCCCAACATAGGAAGCTTGTTATCATAAATGCACCAGGTAGACAGAGACCTCACTAAACCTAATGGATCAGAGAAAGGATGAAAAATTGGCCTTGTAAATATTCTGTCTGTAAACGGCTTGGAAGTTTATTCTCTAAACTGCCATTTATCAAAGCAGAAACTGTTGGCCTTCAACGATGTTTGCTTGGTGTGACACTAAGTAAATGTTATCAAGAAAAGCTAAACCACAGGCAATCACTGTGTTAGATTAGTATACGCTGTGGCAGCTTTGTTttgaagcacagcacagcacagcacagcaaagcacagcacagcacacccactttcatgtcattttacacattttatgCACCGTGCTTTAATAAGTTAAATGAAAACTGATAAAGGCAATTAGCCTCTTTAATTACATAAACTCAGTTCagtggtgtatgagtgtgcttAAGAAGAAAGGATTTTTATCAGAAAAGCGTTTTCTTTTAAAAGACATGCTGGCAAGCAAGAGCCTGCCCAGCTGCTGTGGAGCTCTCTTGGACACTCGCTATTTGGACATTACTGGACTGGACTCAGATAAGATCTTTTTCACAAACAAGAGTCTTAATCAAAAGGACTGCAAGGCCACATTCCCTTTCTTTTACCCCttttctcctacacacacacacgcacacacacacacacacacacacacacacacacacacagagagagacagacacagacatagatatagacatagacatagacatagacatagacacagacagacagacagacagatagacagacactctctctctctcacacacacagacacacacacacacacacacacacacacacacacacacacacacacactcactcacactcactcacacacacacacacacacacacacacacacacacacacagacacacagacacagacacacacacacacacacacacacacacacacacacacacacacacacacacacacacacacacacacacacacacacacacacacacacacagagagaaagagacctcAGATTAAAAATATAcctttttgttttcagttttcagaCAATGTTTCAACTGAAGCGCACAGCCTTTAATCAACATCAGCCTGGAGCCCAGGCAGAAGAAAGCTACTTGTGTGTCTCACTCCTACACCTCACTTTGGTTTGCACTTGTGGTGCACTCATGCCCTCAGAAACTACTTCCTGCAACTATGCAAAACAAAAGTATAGCTTCCATTTTGGACAAATGTTTAATTAACTAAAATGCCTTTCAATTATTCATGCACATAACAAGTTTACCTCTCTTACATTTCAAGCATAAACTCCTTTACTGTGTGTGGCCATATAAAAGCAGAACACGGTCCAAATGCTCTGTTTTTCTCCCCAACActaatgttttctaaacaaagtttgtGTGGAGCCCATAGGGTTGACTGACAGACATCCCTCATCCCACTTCTGTTCGTAGGAAATAAACCCTCCTTACGGCCCTTTACATCATGCTGGAATTGCAAAGCCGCACCTCCTCCCCTGgtcctccatttcactattagctctAAGCTAAACTACTCCTCATCCATAGTGAGTGTGATCTCCAGTactggcatcccaggaccatggccagctatCAAGCCAAACTTGCTATTCTCTGCTCTCAGTCTAAGCAATTGAATGGGTGAATAGAATTAGTGTATTCAACACTAATTGAGTGGTGCATACACAGATATCCTATCTTATCAAACAGCAAGCTACCATTTTAAGTAAGCTACCATTCAATTCACTGGAAAGTAACCTCAGCACTGCAAGAAAGAAATCATTAACACATTTACCCTGACCAAAGGAACAACTATGACATTTAAAATATATTCCTGTCAAGATTCCTGTCTGACGCCTAAATG
This is a stretch of genomic DNA from Sardina pilchardus chromosome 19, fSarPil1.1, whole genome shotgun sequence. It encodes these proteins:
- the olfm3a gene encoding noelin-3a; the encoded protein is MQALFTVLNPLLFLIIFGLYPSMTIGPKEGWQVYSSAQDADGRCICTVVAPEQSLCSRDAKSRQLRQLLEKVQNMSQSIEVLNLRTQRDFQYVMKMESQMKSLRTKFRQIEDDRKAIMARNFKELQDKMDELQPLIPVLEQYKTDARLISQFKEEIRNLSAVLTSIQEEIGAYDYEELYSRVVSLDGRLRNCMNKLTCGKLMQITGPMTIKTSGTRFGAWMTDPLASSKNNRVWYMDSYTNSKIVREYKSMTDFVSGLESRTYYLPYKWAGTNHVVYNGSLYYNKEQSNIVVKYSFGTGRVLAQRALEHAGFHNVYPYTWGGSSDIDLMADELGMWAVYATNQNAGNIVIAQLEPETLEVLRTWNTEYSKRNAGEAFMICGTLYITNSHMTGAKVYYSYDTKTSTYEYTDIPFHNQYFHMSMLDYNPRDRALYGWNNGHQVLFNVTLFHVIKTEDDS